The following are encoded in a window of Primulina eburnea isolate SZY01 chromosome 4, ASM2296580v1, whole genome shotgun sequence genomic DNA:
- the LOC140829323 gene encoding RHOMBOID-like protein 12, mitochondrial: MQRQLCHKLLSKISRNASSDSISQNPFISYTLKSNTNPSLYQKSFSRSHSWKLPNLNGVTGGIRNGFLSSSVLSRRIFSRTHLKGQSKGLVNGTVWIQPRRYFHSFDSQYRGWKSVFRRLTTDGVVIGLIITNVAVFMLWRIASPQFMLKNFMISVDNFASGRLHTLVTSAFSHSDMWHLISNMVGLYFFGSSIGRTFGPEYLMKLYLSGTLAGSVFYLVYHAFVAPLYQRSQMPGIDPSKVPGMGASGAVNAIMLLDIFLYPTKTLYIDFIIPVPAVLLGIFLIGNDMLRILEGDRQISGSAHLGGATVAAIAWARNRRGRFGRF, encoded by the exons ATGCAGAGGCAACTCTGTCACAAGCTTCTTTCTAAAATCTCCAGAAATGCCAGCAGCGACTCAATTTCCCAAAATCCCTTCATTTCATACACATTGAAAAGCAACACTAACCCATCTTTGTACCAGAAGTCATTTTCTCGGTCTCATTCATGGAAACTACCCAATCTCAATGGAGTAACAGGGGGGATTCGAAATGGGTTTTTATCAAGCTCAGTTCTTTCTAGGAGGATTTTCTCAAGAACCCATTTGAAGGGGCAAAGCAAAGGTCTTGTCAATGGTACGGTTTGGATTCAACCGAGAAGATATTTTCATTCCTTTGATTCCCAGTACCGCGGCTG gaAATCAGTTTTTAGAAGGCTCACAACTGATGGAGTTGTGATAGGCTTGATCATAACAAACGTCGCTGTTTTTATGTTATGGAGAATTGCAAGCCCTCAATTTATGTTGAAGAATTTCATG atatcagttgataatttTGCAAGTGGCCGATTGCACACATTGGTAACCTCAGCATTCAGTCATAGCGACATGTGGCATCTCATTTCCAATATGGTTGGCCTCTACTTCTTTGGATCGAGT ATTGGAAGAACTTTTGGACCTGAATATTTGATGAAGTTGTATCTCTCTGGAACACTTGCTGGCTCTGTCTTTTATTTGGTATACCATGCCTTTGTAGCTCCGTTATACCAG AGAAGCCAAATGCCAGGTATAGACCCTTCAAAAGTTCCAGGAATG GGCGCTAGTGGTGCAGTAAACGCGATAATGCTGCTTGATATTTTTCTCTATCCGACAAAGACATTATATATTGATTTCATAATACCTGTTCCAGCTGTTTTACTA GGAATTTTTCTCATCGGCAACGATATGTTGAGAATATTAGAG GGGGATCGCCAAATCTCAGGATCTGCCCATTTAGGTGGGGCTACGGTGGCGGCCATAGCATGGGCTCGTAATAGGAGGGGACGTTTCGGACGCTTTTAA